From Polynucleobacter difficilis, a single genomic window includes:
- a CDS encoding flagellar basal body L-ring protein FlgH — protein MMTLFRAYPKLSILAMCAIVLGGCASADRPSLLTTPSTARPRPIQETSANMGSLYPANSGGPYVNAVSHRPLFEDRRARNVGDTLTVLLNETTSAAKNSGMSAARKANASSQFGNTGSTPFGPYTSIANVANFGGSGDTKTEGTGASAASNTFAGTITVTVVEILSNGNLVVAGEKQVAVSNEEEIIRFGGVVNPNTLVFNQVSSQQVADARIEYRGRGATDDTQGAGWLTRLFLKLAPF, from the coding sequence ATGATGACCTTGTTTAGAGCCTATCCAAAGCTATCCATTCTGGCAATGTGCGCCATCGTGCTGGGTGGTTGCGCTAGCGCTGATCGCCCATCCCTGTTGACTACACCGTCAACCGCACGTCCACGACCCATTCAGGAAACGTCAGCCAATATGGGTAGTCTCTACCCGGCAAACTCTGGCGGCCCGTATGTCAATGCGGTAAGCCATCGGCCTTTATTTGAGGATCGCCGCGCACGTAATGTTGGGGATACGCTGACCGTACTTCTCAATGAAACAACCAGTGCCGCAAAAAATTCTGGGATGTCTGCTGCACGGAAGGCAAACGCCAGTTCCCAATTTGGCAATACTGGCTCAACTCCATTTGGGCCATACACCAGTATTGCAAACGTCGCTAACTTCGGTGGATCTGGTGATACTAAAACTGAAGGAACTGGCGCTAGCGCAGCCAGTAATACCTTTGCAGGAACTATTACCGTGACGGTGGTTGAAATTCTATCGAATGGAAACTTAGTGGTTGCTGGTGAAAAGCAAGTTGCCGTGAGCAACGAAGAAGAAATTATTCGCTTTGGCGGTGTTGTTAATCCAAACACACTGGTGTTTAACCAAGTATCGTCCCAGCAGGTTGCCGATGCTCGGATTGAATACCGTGGTCGCGGTGCCACCGATGATACCCAGGGCGCTGGATGGTTGACGCGTTTATTTTTAAAGCTCGCACCGTTCTAA
- a CDS encoding flagellar basal body P-ring protein FlgI, whose product MKLLSKLKKQALIMLCISAVSTQCFADRIKDFADIAGQRSNQLVGYGLVVGLDGTGDQTTQTPFTLQSVLQMIGVLGVTIPQGGGQTQLRNTAAVMVTADFPALARPGQQIDVTVSSLGNATSLKGGTLVMTPLKAADGQVYAQGQGNIVIGGSRAATGGAATSINHLNAGRIPAGGLIEKAVPSLLADEFIQIDLRRADFALMQKTAEAIGRRFGLGTALPIDARSLNVRVPVEPLQRTAFMAALQDLDVQMVPGPAKVILNSRSGSVVMNQAVQLSPSAVAHGNLTVKIQQSPTVSQPLPFSRGQTAIASQDTATISDSGKENSLISVPPGASLDQVVKALNMLGATPQDLISILQSLKSAGALRAELEVI is encoded by the coding sequence ATGAAGCTTCTTTCTAAACTAAAAAAGCAAGCATTAATCATGCTTTGCATTAGTGCAGTCTCGACCCAATGTTTCGCAGATCGGATTAAAGATTTTGCGGATATCGCCGGACAACGTTCCAACCAATTGGTTGGTTACGGATTGGTTGTTGGTTTGGATGGCACAGGAGATCAAACGACGCAAACCCCGTTTACCTTGCAAAGCGTATTGCAGATGATTGGTGTTTTGGGCGTAACGATTCCGCAAGGTGGCGGTCAAACCCAGTTACGGAATACAGCTGCAGTCATGGTTACAGCCGACTTTCCAGCCTTGGCGCGTCCAGGTCAGCAAATCGATGTAACGGTGTCATCTTTGGGTAATGCAACCAGCCTCAAAGGTGGTACCTTAGTCATGACGCCTTTAAAAGCAGCAGATGGACAGGTCTATGCCCAGGGGCAAGGAAACATTGTGATTGGCGGATCACGAGCAGCAACCGGAGGTGCGGCAACATCGATTAATCACCTAAATGCTGGCCGAATTCCAGCAGGGGGATTGATTGAAAAGGCAGTCCCCTCATTATTGGCAGATGAATTTATTCAAATTGATTTGCGCAGGGCTGATTTTGCGTTGATGCAAAAAACCGCAGAAGCCATTGGTAGGCGCTTTGGTTTAGGTACTGCGCTTCCAATTGATGCTAGATCACTCAATGTTCGCGTGCCGGTTGAGCCGCTACAAAGAACGGCATTCATGGCTGCCTTACAAGACTTGGATGTGCAAATGGTCCCGGGACCTGCAAAGGTTATTTTAAATTCGCGCTCCGGCTCGGTCGTGATGAATCAAGCTGTGCAGTTATCGCCTTCCGCCGTGGCGCATGGCAACCTGACGGTAAAGATACAGCAAAGCCCTACGGTGAGTCAGCCCTTACCGTTTAGTCGCGGACAAACGGCAATTGCATCGCAAGATACCGCTACGATCAGTGATAGCGGCAAAGAAAACAGTTTGATATCGGTGCCACCTGGCGCATCATTAGATCAGGTTGTGAAGGCACTCAATATGCTGGGCGCAACACCGCAAGATTTGATTTCGATATTGCAATCACTCAAATCGGCTGGGGCCCTTAGGGCGGAGCTCGAGGTCATTTAA
- the flgK gene encoding flagellar hook-associated protein FlgK, with amino-acid sequence MAGLNIAQAGILTTSQNVAGTSIEGYSRRSANVTMDSLAPNSLMHNGSSFAVEGFTRQYSSLLNGQLLNQQAKSSYSETLVQYTRTIDSLVADKSTGLNTAIGNFFNAVGAYAADPTNKAMAGAITGTANAVAQRMSGMSTLTTQLQSDARKGLVDTVAQANTLLPALASINQKIVNATSPGNTAPSADLLDERDRLLSQLQRLVGGQSLINSDGTATQLVAGMPLVERAIANKITINSDFEHVALTFNLQNGPDRGVLTTVQNLDSGQAGALLKIANEFVPSINRQLDTIALGLVKVANSAARTPAAIAAGTGTSLAIFGFKVGSSTYSSLAATDPTGGIPEITSDASMTAIYDSLASPANLLTASGLKASNFISIAPSNFLQYFTGAADGGDPLITSDKANTLQQLSTVFASSASNFVNDVGVQVATWKSNQKADSVVLTTLKSQRDSISGVSLDEEAANLLKYQQMYTASTKVLQAGNQMFNTLLSIMN; translated from the coding sequence ATGGCTGGCTTGAATATTGCTCAAGCGGGGATATTGACAACCTCGCAAAACGTGGCTGGAACCAGTATTGAGGGTTACTCACGTCGAAGCGCCAATGTCACCATGGATTCATTGGCACCCAATTCCTTGATGCACAATGGATCCAGTTTTGCTGTCGAAGGTTTTACTAGGCAATACTCTTCCTTGTTAAATGGACAGCTTCTAAATCAACAGGCTAAATCCAGCTATTCCGAGACACTGGTTCAATACACAAGGACAATCGATTCTCTTGTTGCAGATAAGTCGACAGGGCTCAATACAGCAATAGGAAATTTTTTCAATGCAGTGGGGGCATATGCGGCAGACCCTACGAATAAGGCAATGGCTGGCGCCATAACTGGAACAGCGAATGCGGTAGCTCAGCGGATGTCAGGAATGAGTACGCTGACAACGCAGCTGCAAAGCGATGCCCGCAAAGGATTGGTTGATACCGTAGCACAGGCGAATACCCTCTTACCCGCTTTGGCAAGCATTAATCAAAAAATTGTGAATGCTACAAGTCCTGGTAATACTGCCCCATCCGCCGATTTATTAGATGAGCGTGATCGATTATTGTCTCAATTACAGAGACTGGTAGGCGGACAAAGCTTAATTAATTCCGATGGAACTGCAACTCAGCTTGTGGCTGGCATGCCTTTAGTGGAACGTGCGATTGCAAATAAAATCACGATTAATTCTGACTTTGAACATGTGGCTCTGACATTTAATTTACAAAATGGCCCCGATAGAGGAGTCTTAACAACAGTTCAGAATCTGGACTCAGGTCAGGCTGGAGCATTATTAAAAATCGCTAATGAATTTGTTCCCAGTATAAATAGGCAGCTAGACACAATCGCCTTGGGATTGGTAAAGGTTGCTAATAGTGCGGCTCGAACACCGGCTGCAATTGCCGCGGGCACGGGCACCAGTTTGGCAATCTTTGGCTTTAAAGTTGGCTCATCTACGTATTCAAGCCTAGCCGCAACGGACCCAACCGGTGGAATCCCAGAAATAACGTCAGATGCAAGCATGACAGCAATCTACGATTCTCTGGCTAGTCCGGCTAATCTATTGACAGCAAGCGGATTAAAAGCCTCGAATTTTATTTCTATAGCACCTAGTAACTTTTTGCAATACTTTACTGGGGCTGCAGATGGGGGCGATCCACTAATTACATCGGATAAAGCCAATACTCTTCAACAGCTCAGTACCGTGTTTGCCTCTTCAGCCTCCAATTTTGTGAATGACGTAGGCGTTCAAGTCGCGACGTGGAAGAGCAATCAAAAAGCCGATTCGGTAGTTTTGACAACACTAAAAAGCCAACGGGATTCGATTTCTGGCGTTAGTCTAGATGAAGAAGCTGCAAATTTATTAAAATACCAGCAGATGTACACAGCATCGACAAAAGTATTGCAGGCCGGTAATCAGATGTTCAACACGCTTTTATCCATCATGAACTAA
- a CDS encoding flagellin N-terminal helical domain-containing protein has protein sequence MSIRISSNQMLDAGTQAMDNSLADATAWQQKISSGKNYSNVSDNAYAVSRGVRLDFDLSRLTMFKANQNFLTSAHANAQTQISSIIDGLNSLKQTFTQSQNGSLNASNFGALKIQAEQIRDTIKSQMVAKDATGNPIFGATVNKVQIEPNVMVDSSIRFSDAFGSGGGLTTPNQSQLYINVDQFVTYLTEKSLGNATTLTASQVEAGLNSSFDQLTMAQQISGGISAQVDASKSAMGAFGVEMAASQSALLDTNLAEATASYTRAQTLLNAAQAMFARLQQSNLFSKL, from the coding sequence ATGAGCATACGAATTAGTTCGAATCAAATGCTGGATGCAGGAACCCAGGCGATGGATAACAGCCTAGCTGATGCAACCGCATGGCAGCAAAAAATCAGTTCAGGGAAAAATTACAGCAATGTTTCGGATAATGCGTATGCAGTTTCTCGGGGCGTGAGGCTGGATTTTGATTTGAGCCGATTAACGATGTTTAAGGCAAATCAGAACTTTTTAACATCTGCCCACGCAAATGCACAAACTCAAATAAGTAGCATTATTGATGGACTCAATTCCTTAAAGCAAACATTCACCCAGTCACAAAATGGCTCCCTCAATGCTTCTAATTTTGGCGCCTTAAAGATTCAAGCGGAACAAATTCGAGATACGATTAAAAGCCAGATGGTTGCAAAAGACGCCACTGGAAATCCAATTTTTGGAGCTACGGTCAATAAGGTGCAAATTGAGCCCAATGTCATGGTTGATTCAAGTATTAGATTTTCCGATGCTTTTGGGTCTGGAGGGGGGTTAACCACCCCGAATCAATCCCAGTTGTATATCAATGTTGATCAATTTGTGACCTATTTGACAGAAAAATCGCTGGGAAATGCCACGACATTGACAGCCAGTCAGGTTGAGGCGGGCCTAAATAGCTCATTTGACCAGCTAACTATGGCACAGCAGATAAGCGGAGGGATTTCAGCGCAAGTGGACGCCTCGAAGTCGGCCATGGGGGCTTTTGGGGTTGAAATGGCCGCATCCCAGTCTGCTTTATTGGATACTAATCTGGCAGAGGCGACGGCATCTTATACTAGAGCCCAAACCTTGCTAAACGCTGCCCAGGCAATGTTTGCTAGACTGCAGCAAAGTAACTTATTTTCAAAACTCTAA
- the motA gene encoding flagellar motor stator protein MotA, giving the protein MNIPIGWIIAMACALGGYALHGGNIMVLWQPTEVLTIVGAAVGTMIAANTPTNLKKMFSALGGAFKTAKNVKQKSLDLLCLMFEILQKIKRDGLMSLEGDIEEPESSPLFEKYPDILKDHHLVDFITDYLRMMLGGSLDVIQIESLMEQELDVHHHEAHIPVNAVTNVGDGLPAFGIVAAVMGVVHTMGSIGLPPAELGKLIGAALVGTFLGILLAYAFVSPVAKVLEQKAEADSRAYMAVKAILIASLNNFPPAAAVEFGRKVLFSYQRPSFAELDEGTKAVKGK; this is encoded by the coding sequence ATGAATATCCCAATTGGGTGGATTATTGCGATGGCCTGTGCCCTGGGGGGTTATGCCCTCCATGGCGGAAATATTATGGTTCTATGGCAACCAACGGAGGTTCTGACCATTGTTGGAGCCGCTGTCGGAACCATGATTGCTGCCAACACCCCAACGAACCTCAAGAAAATGTTTTCAGCCTTGGGGGGCGCTTTTAAGACAGCAAAAAATGTAAAGCAAAAATCATTAGATCTTTTGTGCCTGATGTTTGAGATTTTGCAAAAGATCAAACGGGATGGATTAATGTCCTTGGAAGGCGACATCGAGGAGCCTGAATCAAGCCCGCTCTTTGAGAAATACCCCGATATTTTAAAAGACCATCATCTGGTCGACTTTATTACTGATTATTTGCGCATGATGCTGGGTGGATCATTGGACGTTATCCAGATCGAGAGCTTGATGGAGCAAGAGCTTGATGTGCACCATCACGAAGCCCACATCCCAGTCAACGCCGTGACCAACGTCGGCGATGGCTTGCCGGCATTCGGTATTGTGGCTGCTGTTATGGGCGTGGTACACACCATGGGCTCGATTGGCTTGCCGCCCGCTGAATTAGGAAAGTTGATTGGCGCAGCGCTAGTAGGAACCTTCTTAGGTATTTTGTTGGCCTACGCATTCGTTTCGCCGGTGGCAAAGGTACTGGAGCAAAAAGCAGAAGCCGATAGCCGTGCCTACATGGCAGTCAAAGCCATTCTGATTGCAAGTTTGAATAATTTCCCTCCTGCGGCAGCTGTGGAGTTTGGTCGTAAAGTACTCTTTAGCTACCAGCGTCCTTCATTTGCTGAGCTTGATGAGGGTACTAAAGCAGTTAAAGGAAAGTAA
- the motB gene encoding flagellar motor protein MotB, whose amino-acid sequence MAKSDAPIIVIKRVKKGGHGHHGGAWKIAYADFVTAMMAFFLLMWVLGSTTAGDLAGISSYFQNPMRVSLSGGQGSGDATRIIKGGGDNITKTMGEESRADADTEQRRISDSSVTDVENARKDKTKNELVQEDIQKKIDADPELKNSKGQVFMDINSEGLRIQVVDEKGKPLFSSGGSVPSVSARRLLRIIGKSLQESPSPIRIEGHTDGTKYANGEAGYTNWELSTERANVARRELIAGGLDPSRVVQVIGFANTVPLNPEDLNDPLNRRISITVLNKKPKQEGKPLTRPLEKLPEGVPKGAQEIPVNLRAPAQFLSKDNAPNSPAMEIPPKVTPPPSKSAR is encoded by the coding sequence ATGGCTAAGAGCGACGCGCCGATTATTGTCATTAAGCGCGTTAAGAAGGGCGGACACGGGCATCACGGTGGCGCTTGGAAAATTGCCTACGCCGACTTCGTAACGGCCATGATGGCCTTCTTCCTGTTGATGTGGGTGTTAGGCTCCACAACAGCAGGCGACTTGGCTGGCATTTCCTCTTACTTCCAAAATCCAATGCGCGTCTCATTGTCTGGCGGCCAAGGCTCGGGCGATGCAACCCGCATTATTAAGGGTGGTGGTGACAACATCACTAAAACGATGGGCGAGGAGTCACGAGCCGATGCGGATACAGAGCAGCGCCGAATCAGCGACTCTTCTGTGACCGACGTTGAAAATGCCCGTAAAGACAAAACTAAAAACGAGCTGGTCCAAGAGGATATTCAGAAGAAGATTGATGCGGACCCAGAATTAAAAAACTCCAAAGGCCAAGTGTTTATGGATATTAATTCCGAAGGCTTGCGCATTCAGGTGGTGGACGAAAAGGGCAAGCCCTTATTCAGTAGCGGGGGTTCGGTTCCCAGTGTTTCTGCCCGCAGGCTATTGCGAATTATTGGAAAATCCCTACAAGAGAGTCCCAGCCCAATTCGTATTGAAGGCCATACCGACGGCACAAAATACGCCAATGGCGAAGCTGGGTATACCAACTGGGAGTTATCAACCGAACGAGCGAACGTAGCACGTCGGGAGTTAATAGCAGGTGGTTTAGATCCATCCCGCGTCGTCCAGGTCATTGGTTTTGCAAATACGGTACCCCTTAATCCAGAGGATTTAAATGATCCCCTGAATCGCCGTATTTCCATCACGGTATTAAATAAAAAACCAAAGCAAGAAGGCAAGCCGCTCACAAGGCCACTAGAGAAGTTGCCAGAGGGTGTTCCAAAAGGGGCCCAAGAGATACCGGTTAATCTGCGTGCCCCGGCTCAATTCTTATCGAAAGATAATGCCCCAAACTCACCAGCCATGGAGATACCGCCTAAGGTAACCCCACCTCCAAGCAAGTCAGCGAGGTAG